Proteins encoded together in one Phoenix dactylifera cultivar Barhee BC4 unplaced genomic scaffold, palm_55x_up_171113_PBpolish2nd_filt_p 000498F, whole genome shotgun sequence window:
- the LOC120106240 gene encoding uncharacterized protein LOC120106240, whose product MSSEGSKQPDVDMKLWMKAIADQLTKLGARMNDLESPSRLKPLRGRMFEEEEEEEYSDGRSNGRRQRDESRKDSHLGSIKMTIPAFQGKNDPELYLEWERKVEHVFECHNYSEEKRVKLAIVEFHDYASIWWDQMVTSRRRNGERPIGTWDEMKAVMRKRFVPSHYYRDLHRKLQSLTQGSMSVEDYYKEMEIAMIRANVEEDREATMARFIGGLKKEIADVVELQHYIEMEDLLHKAILVERQLKAKSTSKFTTSSSWKSNWQNNKSVSKPKEDAKAKNSIAAPKGKMETNSSSRSRDIKCFRCQGVGHIASQCPNKRAMILLDNGDIESVSSSDDDMPPLEDCCDVEVAEPVVGDVLVTRRALNMQPKAGGNEEQREYIFHTRCHINDKVCSLIIDSGSCTNVASTLLVEKLSLPTLKHPNPYRLQWLNDCGDIRVTKQVMISFSIGKYKDEVLCDVAPMHAGHLLLGRPWQFDRRVIHDGYKNRYTLVMNNHTIVLTPLQPTEAYADQIRITRECKLREEQLSIQEKERKDKKKESEQTKEKNKSESKEEKKKRVSAFASKREVESALLAKEQLLVLIHKDVYFTNELNSFLPSMVASLLQEFGDIFPEEIPHGLPPTRGIEHQIDLIPGSSIPNRPAYRTSPEEAKEIQRQVDELLQKGFVRESLSPCSAPVILVPKKDGTWRMCTDCRAINKITVKYRYPIPRLDDMLDELHGSCVFSKIDLKSGYYQIRMKEGDEWKTAFKTKYGLYEWMVMPFGLSNAPSTFMRLMNHVLRSFIGKFVVVYFDDILIYSKTLDEHVNHLHVVLNVLRENKLYANLKKCSFCHESIVFLGFVVSSKGISVDEEKVRAIREWPTPKNANEVRSFHGLASFYRRFVKNFSSIAAPLNELVKKNVVFKWNEVHEEAFNSLKEKLTNAPLLCLPNFDKAFEIECDASGVGIGAVLMQDSKPIAYFSEKLNGAALNYSTYDKELYALVRALQTWQHYLWSREFIIHFDHQSLKFLRSQGKLQKRHAKWLEFIEMFPYVIKYKNGKKNKVADALSRRYALLTSLQTKLLGFEFIKDLYANDSDFGQVWDSCSKHAFGDYYRHDGFLFKKNKLCVPVCSLREMLVRESHGGGLMGHFGIKRTLEILHEHFYWSNMKHDVQSVCDKRIACKQAKSKVMPHGFYTPLPVSNQPWTDISMDFVLGLPRSQGGKDSIFVIVDRFSKMAHFIACSKTNDATHIADLFFKEIMRLHGLPRTIITSLDGKKKAEKVKKIHEEACQHILKRNEQAAAHANKGRKEVIFQPGDLVWLHFRKGRFPSQRKSKLNPHGNGPYEVLEKINDNTYKIDLKDLDSRTNPFQEGGMI is encoded by the coding sequence ATGAGTAGTGAAGGTAGTAAACAACCAGATGTTGATATGAAGTTATGGATGAAAGCCATTGCTGATCAACTTACTAAGCTTGGTGCACGAAtgaatgatttggaatcaccaagcagactcaaacctttgagggggcggatgtttgaagaagaagaagaagaggagtattcggatggaagaagtaatggaaggaggcaaagagatgaatcaagaaaagacagTCATTTGGGAAGTATTAAGATGACAATCCCTGCATTCCAAGGTAAAAATGATCCTGAATTATATTTAGAATGGGAGAGAAAGGTTGAACATGTGTTTGAATGTCATAATTATTCCGAGGAGAAGAGGGTTAAACTAGCCATTGTTGAGTTCCATGATTATGCTAGTATTTGGTGGGATCAAATGGTGACTAGTAGACGTAGAAATGGGGAGAGGCCTATTGGCACATGGGATGAGATGAAGGCTGTCATGAGAAAAAGGTTTGTACCCAGCCACTACTATAGAGATTTGCACAGAAAATTGCAAAGTCTAACTCAAGGCTCCATGAGTGTGGAAGATTACTATAAGGAGATGGAAATAGCCATGATTAGAGCCAATGTTGAAGAAGACCGAGAGGCAACTATGGCTAGATTCATTGGAGGTTTAAAGAAGGAGATAGCTGATGTGGTAGAATTGCAACATTATatagagatggaggatttgCTGCACAAAGCTATTCTAGTGGAAaggcaattgaaagctaagagtacttccaaatttactacaagttcctcatggaaatcgaattggcaaaataacaaatctgtgtcaaagccaaaagaagatgcaaaggcCAAAAATTCGATTGCTGCACCTAAAGGTAAAATGGAAACTAATTCATCCTCTAGATCTCGTGATATCAAATGTTTCAGGTGTCAAGGAGTTGGACATATTGCTTCTCAATGTCCAAATAAAAGAGCCATGATACTGCTGGATAATGGAGACATAGAGAGTGTGAGCTCAAGTGATGATGACATGCCACCATTGGAGGATTGTTGTGATGTTGAAGTTGCTGAACCTGTTGTTGGAGATGTGCTTGTTACTAGGCGTGCTCTCAACATGCAACCTAAGGCGGGTGGTAATGAGGAGCAACGTGAGTATATATTTCATACAAGATGCCATATAAACGACAAGGTATGCAGCTTAATCATTGATAGTGGGAGTTGCACTAATGTTGCTAGCACCTTGTTGGTTGAAAAATTGAGTTTGCCCACATTAAAGCACCCTAATCCATATAGACTTCAGTGGCTGAATGATTGTGGAGACATAAGGGTGACTAAGCAAGTGATGATTTCATTTTCCATCGGTAAATACAAGGATGAAGTTCTTTGTGATGTGGCACCTATGCATGCTGGACATCTACTTCTTGGGCGTCCGTGGCAATTTGATAGAAGGGTTATTCATGATGGGTACAAAAATAGATACACTCTTGTTATGAACAATCATACTATTGTTTTAACACCTCTCCAACCAACCGAGGCTTATGCTGATCAAATCAGAATTACAAGAGAGTGTAAGTTGAGAGAGGAGCAATTGAgcattcaagaaaaagagagaaaagataagaaaaaagagagtgagcagacgaaagaaaagaataaatcagaatccaaagaagagaaaaaaaagagagtgagtgcatttgcaagcaaaagagaggtTGAGAGTGCCTTGTTAGCAAAAGAGCAGCTACTTGTGCTCATACACAAGGATGTTTATTTCACTAACGAACTCAATTCTTTTTTGCCTAGTATGGTTGCTTCTTTGTTACAGGAATTTGGTGATATTTTTCCAGAAGAAATTCCCCATGGATTACCTCCTACAAGAGGTATTGAGCATCAGATTGACTTAATTCCAGGTTCTTCAATCCCAAATAGACCAGCCTACAGAACAAGTCCAGAGGaagcaaaagaaattcaaaggCAAGTAGATGAGTTGCTGCAAAAAGGATTTGTGAGGGAGAGTCTTAGCCCGTGTTCTGCTCCTGTGATCTTGGTTCCGAAGAAAGATGGGACGTGGCGCATGTGTACGGACTGCCGAGCCATAAATAAAATCACTGTAAAGTATCGATATCCTATCCCTAGATtggatgatatgcttgatgaattgcatggttcgtgtgtgttttctaaaatagatttgaagagtggatactatcaaattcgcatgaaagaaggtgatgaatggaaaacagcttttaaaacaaaatatggtTTATATGAGTGGATGGTGATGCCATTTGGCTTATCTAATGCACCCAGCACCTTCATGAGGTTAATGAACCATGTTTTGCGTTCTTTCATTGGGAAATTTGTTGTAGtgtattttgatgatattttgatttatagcaaaaccttagatgaacatgttaatcatttgcatgttgttcttaatgttttgagagaaaacaaattatatgctAATCTTAAAAAGTGTTCATTCTGCCATGAATCTATTGTGTTTTTGGGTTTTGTTGTAAGCTCGAAAGGAATAAGTGTGGATGAGGAGAAGGTAAGGGCAATTAGAGAATGGCCTACACCTAAGAATGCAAATgaggtaagaagttttcatggtttagcaagttttTATAGAAGGTTTGTAAAGAACTTTAGTTCTATTGCTGCACCTTTGAATGAACTTGTTAAAAAGAATGTTGTGTTTAAGTGGAATGAAGTGCATGAGGAAgcttttaattcattaaaagaaaaattgaccaatgcacctttgctttgtttgcctaattttgataaagcttttgaaattgaatgtgatgcatctggTGTTGGCATAGGGGCCGTACTAATGCAGGACTCTAAACCAATTGCTTACTTTAGTGAAAAGCTTAATGGGGCAGCATTGAATTATTCCACGTATGACAAAGAGTTGTACGCTTTGGTGAGAGCTTTGCAAACTTGGCAACACTACTTGTGGTCAAGGGAATTCATAATTCATTTTGACCATCAAAGCTTGAAGTTTCTAAGATCTCAAGGTAAGCTTCAAAAAAGACATGCCAAGTGGTTGGAATTCATTGAGATGTTTCCTTATGTAATCAAGTACAAGAATGGTAAGAAAAACAAAGTGGCTGACGCATTGTCCAGAAGGTATGCATTGCTTACTTCTTTGCAAACTAAATTACTTGGTTTTGAGTTTATAAAGGACTTATATGCTAATGATTCTGACTTTGGCCAAGTATGGGATTCTTGTTCTAAACATGCTTTTGGGGACTATTATAGGCATGATGGTTtcttgtttaagaaaaataagttgTGTGTGCCTGTTTGTTCCTTGCGTGAAATGCTAGTTAGAGAAAGTCATGGTGGTGGATTGATGGGACATTTTGGGATAAAAAGGACCTTAGAAATATTGCATGAGCATTTTTATTGGTCTAACATGAAGCATGATGTGCAATCGGTCTGTGATAAGCGCATAGCATGTAAACAAGCTAAATCTAAAGTGATGCCCCATGGCTTCTATACACCTTTGCCTGTGTCTAATCAACCCTGGACTGATATTTCAATGGATTTCGTGTTAGGATTACCTCGATCTCAAGGTGGCAAAGATAGTATATTTGTCATTGTTGATAGGTTTAGtaaaatggcacatttcattGCATGCTCTAAAACCAATGATGCAACACATATTGCTGATCTGTTCTTTAAAGAGATAATGCGCTTGCATGGATTGCCTAGAACAATA